ctataggaagtctttcccaaaccctcttaattctagggccttctttctcttcattatttcctattaatcttacatatagcttgtttgtttagatttatttatatgttgtcttccccgtCACATGGGGatctccttcagggcagggactgccttttacctctttttgtagccttagaccttagcacagtgcctggcatatagtatttgcttaataaatgtttatggattaattgattgatccctccccttctctcctaccaCTGGAGAAGCaggttggggaagaaggaaatttCTTTACTCTCTGTAATAGATCACACATAGCAGAGCTGCTGGagtcagtggaaagaacactgatttgCAGCTTTATCCTACCACTTAATATGGTCTATGAGTTTACGTTTCttggctgcagtttcctcatctacaaaatggggataatactcgAACTATTTATCACCCAAGTATGATGCTTCTGTCTTGTAGGAGGCTCAGTGGAAGTGAAATTATCTCACTGCCTTACTGATGTCAAAAAACAGGCCCTTAGTAGAAGAAGCAGATGCCAAGTCTAGTGCAGGTGGATCTGGGGCTGAGGTGGGGAGAGGCTATCCAAGATGCTCAGAGGCCTAGCAAGGAAGGGACAAATGGCAGAAGGTATCACTACCCCAGTAGTTTTGCCGTGTGATTTGCATTTGAGAGTGGATAAAGGAACCCTTAAGGAGGGCTGCAGCTGGGGCATGGTGGTGAATGTTGGTCTCTTTCTCCTTacgaagaggaaggaaaagagaagaggcatggtagaagaaaaagaaaagaggggaggaggatttTTCTCATACCTGTTACTGGGTATGAGAGGATAAAACCCAAAGGGTACCTAGCAAGTTACCTTTATGAGGTTGCTGTAAGTAGCTTATCCCAGTCTGGCCTAGCTTGGCAGCCTCTCCCTTCCCAACATCTGCCTAAGTTTACTCCAGGACTCACCTGCTGGTTGTTGGGGCAAAGCTGTAGTCCGTATTAGatactttgtatatattctcCCCAGGTCCACCACTGCCAACTCCCCCTCCTGCATAGGGTCCATTCCTTCCAGTCCCTTCTACGGACAGCTTTCGGGTATGCAGACCCCCAGGCGCCCGGCCTGAAGAATTAACCCGTCGCATTTCTGTTCCTCCATGCCCAGAACCATAGGTCCCACCAGGCTGCGGCCCAAAGGCATTTGGGGTACTTAGACTTCGGCCAGTTCCGCCTCCTGGGCCACAGCGTGGGGGTCCAGGGCTCCTCCGTGGCTCGTTGAGGTATAGGCGTTTCTTAATGAGGGAACGGCCCCCACCTGAGAAGCGTTCcaagcccccacccccactgtaGTGGACACCAGGGTAGTAACGGGAGTAACTATTTCCCGGGGATCCTGAGGGTGATGGCCGCTCATACCCTGGAAGGCCCAGGTCCAGGGTCTGGCCATAGTCTGAGAAGCTGCTTCGCAGAGGAGAACCCCTATGGCCCAGGTAGGCTGGGGTTGGGACCGGAGCTGGGGCTGGAGCAGGAGGTGAGTTAGAAAGATCAGCATCATTGCTGAACTCAGGGGGTGGTGGGATGACCTCAAAGTTGAAttcttccacctcctcctcccctcccttgtaTGAAGGGGAGGACGGCGAAGAAAACGACTTGGGCAGTAGGTGGCTTTGGGGGCTGTAGGAAGAGGCTGATCTCTCCTGGACCAGCAAGGCCTGAGGCTCTTCCTTTGACCATCTCTGCCTGGGCTGGAACTCTGAAGTCACTGGCCCTCTTGGGGATGAGGAGACCCACTTGCTGGGTCGGTCATGCTGAGTTGGTGTAGACATCTGGGGAGCCTGTTCTACCTCTCTCACAGGCTTGGGCACAACTGTGAAGGAGTTGGGTCTGATCTCATTGTAGATGATGCTTTCAGAGACAGACTCTGATGGATTTCTGTTGCCACGGAGACTCCCTGGCAATGAGGACCGGCCCAGGGCACTGCCCCTAGCGCGTCCCTTCTGAGCCCTCTGTTTGGCAGCCAGGAGTAAGGCCATTGGAGATCCCCTTTCCACCACCTCTCCTGTCACTGGGTGTCTGAGGATCTCCCTGTCTGACTGATCTTCTCCAGGGGTCTTGATTGATGGGCTTTCATTTTCCTGTATTCCTTGGAGCTCTCTCTTGGCAAGGCTAGGTGTTACTACAGCAGCCTTCTGGCCAGAGTGTGCCTGGTCTTGGCCTTGGTGGGGTTTGTAGAGAACCGGCACCTCCTCTTGGGCTAAGGGAGTCTTTGGTgcaggggctggggagggaggtgtCTCTATTCTATCAGGTTTTGGAGGCACCAAAGGAGAACTCTTAGCCTGAAGGGGAGAAGATATTGATCGTTGAGGCTCTATGGCTTTCTCCCTTGGTCCAATAGTCCTGGTTGTGGGGACATCTGGGTCCTTCTCTGCTTCAGGTTTGGGTGGGGTGGGCAGAAATGGGAGCTTCTTGGCCACTAGTTTAGGAAACTTGGCATCCCCAGCCCCATTCTCGACTACCCTTCTGGCTTCTGGTGGGGGCTTAGGGGATATGAGACCTGTAGCTGGTTTAGCTTCCTTCTCCAGGGAGGGGGACATCAAGGCTTCTAGCTCATTCTTGATGCGCTGAACACTTGGAGTTGGGGAGTTTGCTGGGGCATAGTCCACAGGTGGGAGAGTCAGGCTTGGGGGAGATTCTTTCTTGGGTAAATTGGGGCTCTTGTCTCTGTTCTCTCCAACTTTGGAGGGAAGTGTGGGACTAGTCCCATTGCAGGGAGAGCGTTCTTCTCTCCTTGAGCCACAGAGGTAGGCAGCCAGTTCACTTCTCAGTTTGTCCATTTGTTTGGGATCTCGCCAGTCTATAGGATCTGAGGAGACCTCAGCCACTGGGGTGGGAGTTTTGGGTTTGGGGATGGGAGAACTTGGTTTGGGACCTTTCCTAAGCCCTGTCACTGGTACTGGGACCTTTTCAATCATAGGCAGAGGGGGAGCCtctggagggagagggggagcctctggagggggagggggagcctctggagggggagggggagcctctggagggggaggaggagcctCTGGAGGGAGGGGGGGTGCTGGGGGTGGCAATGCAGAGACTAGGGGTGGTGCTGCCGTTTTGTTGTTCATTCTGGGGCTGGCTTGGCTAGGTTGAAGGCTGGCTGGAAGAGTGTCTTGAAGCTTCCTGGGGCCATCTAACTCCTGAGTCCCATCAGGGTATGCCTGGGATACGGGGCGGATATGGAAGCTAGGTGGTAAGGGAAGCCGGTTTGAGATCTTCTTAGGAGTCTCTTCCTCTTGGAGATCCCTAGGAAACTCTTCAACTGGGATGGATGAGGTCCTAACAGGTGCTGGGGGGGGCACCTTTAAGGAACGGGGGAAAGTAAGATGGGGGTCAGGCTTGGACTCAGTAGGAGGGGCAGCAGGGCTTCTGGGAGGGCAGTTCTTGTGGGCCTCAGACTGCCCTCCATTTAGCACAGTCTCTGATTTCCATTTGGAGACACCAGTAGAAGGGAAGAACCGAGGCCCTGTTGGGGTACGAGGTGACTCTGGGACAGGGCGTCCCGGTGCTGGCataggagggggtgggggtgccAAGAAAGCCAGGGGTGGGGCTGGAGGGATAAAGTCcggaggggtaggggtaggtggGGAGGAGAGTGTGGATGGGGGAGACAGAGCTCCTGGCACAGGTGGTAGAGGTGGGGCTATGTTGGGTGGGGCTGGGGGTTGTGGTTCCAGcagtaggggaggaggtgggggtgCCATGGAAggtggtggagggggtggagacTCTGCCCTGAACATTGAGACATCAGGAGGTGGTCCTGGGGCTGGGcccatggggggtggggggatgataggcTCTTCAACATAGTGCCCAGACCTCAGGTCACCCACAGAGCTGTACAGTCGGAGGTTACCATTGACTTGCAGGTTGCtacctataaaaaaaaaagagagaagagtgagATAGATCTAAAACTTCTAGGGTACCCATGTCATCATTCCCCACTCTCAGGGAAGGCCACCCCTGAAGGTAAGTGATCAGTTCCTGTTTCTTAGGTAGGAAAGATGGGGCAGCAGTGGCCTGAGTTCTGAACACTTGGCAACATAAGCCTCCTCTTAACAGCAAGATAGGAGGACAATGTGACTTAACGGGATTGGGGAAAGGGTGGCCATTCTCAGTCCACTTGACCAAGCTCTCCTGGCAATAGGAAAGGGGTTGGGAAGTGGGGCagtgaggagggggaaagatgCTATTTATTAGGGATAGGAGGTCTGGGCAGGGGGTAGACCTagcttttcccttcctcctcgcCCCCCCAGAAACAGGCCTTTTCCAGCTATGTCTTCTCTCCCAAAACCCCACCAATTCAGTTTTGCTACACCAGCAGGCAGATGATACCAGAGTGTAGCTGGGCTCTCACAGTTTGGGCCTATTTGGAGGCAGTGGTCTGAGAGACCCTATGGCCCAAAGGCAAGAAGACCCCAGGTACCTTTATTTGTCACGTCTTTGCCCACAAAATCCTCAGGGACTGATGGGGTTGGCACAGCCAGTCCATGGTTTTCCTGTGCATTCTGAAAGAAACCAAAGAATGGTGAGTAgggagaaatattaattcatattcttttttaaaaatggctttcccctggagtcaggaggacctggagtcaggaattcaaatctagcctcagacacttgacacttactagctatgtgatcctaggtaagtcacttaatcctaatgacctcaccaaaaaaaaaaaaaaaaggttttcataGTCATTCCTTTGGCTCAAGAGCTTAAAATGGTTCCCCATTGCTAAATTTTTTTTGAGccaattggaattaagtgatttgcccagtgtcacatagttaataagtgactcaggtcacatttgaactcagatcctcctgacttcagggtcatgctcaatccactgcaccacctagcttgcTCCTCCCCATTGCTTATTGGACAAAATTTAAACCGTTGAGTCTAGCACTTGAAGTCCTCCATAGCTAGCCCTGACCCACCTTATGGACTATCTGCTACAGTCAGGCTAACTTCCTCACTCTTTCTATGTTTGTCATACCACTTGACTCCCTGGGTTTGCCCCTTACTTGGAATACCTACCATTCTCTCCTCTAGCTATGGTAAGacatagatcagaatgactggaaatggcccctgatgcagtgggagacctagtgactttgcatagccctgcctcacttaaatacaattcacttgcaagtcacaaCATCACCTTCctggatgtcattggtcctctttgggaaaaaaggacaaacaacattctAGCTGTACAAATCCTatccttccttcaaagctcagttcaattGCTGCATACTGTGACAAGTCCTGCTTTCTCAGACACGATGATTTTCTCTGGTCTCTGACCCTTCAAAGCACTTCTAGTCTGCATTACAACACAGCCACATTTAATTTCAGTTTCACCTGTCCAGCTTTGTCTGTTGGACAGTAAACTCCGTGGAGGCAGGGATAACATCTCCTAGAATGGATAGCCCTCCTGGTGCCTAGCCAGGTCCGAGATCTGTACATAGTTGATGTTTGCTGATGTATACAGTCAGGTTCTGGAAGGATGGTACAAGGGTTCCTAAAATATGACTTGAGAAATTCCCATTCTGGTGAAACTAGTCTACTTGCTGTTTCCCATCCATTacatttcctctcctccctctgcctTTTCCCAGGTTGTCtctcctgcctggaatgcccGTCCTTTTCACTTCTACCTCCTGAAACTCCTACCTGCTTTCACCTCTGCTCAGGTGCCATCTCCCATGAGAGGGCATTCCCAATTCCCTCAGTTATCAGTACCACTTTCTCAAATTACTTTTAAATTTCACATttgattgtgagttccttgagggcaaggactattttttgcctctctttgtattctcaaaaagtgtctagcacatagtaggtgcttaataaatgtttgacagaatttattttcgtatatattttgtattcacATATTTGGATATGTATTGAAGTCCCCTTCCCTACCCCCCACCCTGAATGTAAACACTTTGAGGGTTAggaccattttatttttgtctttgtatgacACATGGTAGGTagtttataaatgcttgttatattGAAGTTAgatgttaaggagaaaataacttAGAAAGTGTTGAAAGACAAAGTCATAAAGGGCTTTTGAGCTGATCTAATCCAGATTTTCCGTTGGatccatgaggaaactgagactctgggGGCTAATCAGAATTGAAGGACTCCGAATTCAAGAAGTCTTCTGGGACTGAGCCTGAACTGGCTTCCCTATCCTCCCCTAATCTTAGCCACTCACATGCTGTTCTCTCAGCATCCTTGCAGTtggctctatcctctgtaccacaaacggcttccatttctcttttatggGACAAAAGCTGACCTCAGTTGTAGAGCCAGGAGAAGGCAAACTTTTATGGAAATGAGACATAGtccttggcatagtgcctggacAAATCTGGCTACAGGGTTTACCTTCTGGCTGGAGGTCTAGGGGGAGGGAGTAGTTTGCAGCTGTTTCTGCAAACAGGCCATGGGCCTGTAGGCTGGAGGCTTCTGAAGGTTGATGTCTTCATGGGGGCAGCTGTTGTAATCTTCATCTTCCAATACTACCCTACATCAAACCTCTGGGGGAAAAAGTTGGCCTTAGACTCGGGTCATAGAATCAGAGAGCTTGGCACAGAACTGAACACATAATATGCATTCAATAAgccatttgttgaatgaatggataaatgaatgaatggaattttagaactTTAGAGTggtcaaagctagaagggaccttaaagattacCTAAATCcaaccagctcattttatagttgagaaaattttgtccagagagaagagatttgccaaagatcacaaGTCTAGTGAGGGGGGAAAAGACAAGatctgaacctgggtctttctCCTATCATTTCTACTATACTCCAGAGTCACTTTGGATGGTTTATGTACAGTTCTATAAGGAATGACCCTCAGTTTCACACAGCCCTTGACCTCAAAGTACACTTAAGTTTCATTGCACTCAAAAACCACAACTAAAGCAAACCCATTCTCAGACTCAGTTTGCAACACTGGTCTGGATAGATTGTATGCTTTATAAAAACCCTCTTaatactcttttaaaaaacacCAAGAGGATTCACGGAACACACCCTTCATGGCCTTCCTCTGGTACAGAAGCAAATGCTTTCAGGGTGTTCCGGTCACATAGCAGAGAGGGCAGGACACCCCTTTGAACTTTTGAATGGAGTTTGGGTGAGGCTCAAAGTCAGCTTCTCGCCTCCACACAAAAGCCTTCCTCGATAGGGTCTAAATTGGCTCACCACCCACTCATCATCCAAGACACCACCCTCTCCtccactcattcattctttatacAAACAGTCAACTCAATTACTCACTCCCTTGATGATGATCTGTGGCATGCTTTAAAATTCCTGGCTAACTTGCCCTTCTCATCCAATATACTCTTCTGGACCCATCTGTCAATGCTCATTTGCTCAggcaatacaaatacaaattcatCTAAATATCAGCCCAAGAAGAACCCAACTAGGAAGGGAAGCCAGCTGCCTTCCATGAGGACAGAGGGACTGGAGTTGGGTCTTCACATGTATGTAGACCCAAAATAACATTACCATAGGCCTGCCTGCTGAATCCTAAGGCCCCACCTTTCTGTCTGACTTGCAGCTGCATTTCGCCTCCTGTGTGCACTGTTCCCCCATTAGAATTCAATCACAGGgttatcttttttatttgtatctcaggTGCTATAGCACacgcttaataaataccttttcattcattcagtaacagctcacatttctataatactttatggtctataaagcactttcctcaaaacaTGTAGGCACTACAGGATAATTGCTGttattttgcagaagaagaaatagacaaggCAAGAAGCATTTTTAACATGTATACACGTgtggatatgtatatacacacatatacgtatatatgttaattattttattattcaaaaTATTAGTAAAAGCATTGGACAGAAGTGAGCCAAGGACAAAATCTTATGCCATGTCACTAGAAATCTCCCCTTGGAGGACTTTCCAGGCCTATTAATCCACAATCTTTGGATTTAGtcaattctctatttttttttagaagcatttattaagaactattatgtgccaggcactgtactaaggattttacaaatatgtcatttgatcctaacaaccaccctgggaggtagatgcaaTTATCATCTCCAAtctataattgaggaaactgaagtggttaaatgactggcccaaggtcacaaagctattatgtgtccaagactggatttgaacccaggttttcctaactcttgacccagtgctctatgcaccaAGACATCAAACTCCCTACTTGCCTTGCtttaattatcctcattttgcggaagaaaaagcaggaaaagaGAGGTGAACCCGGTCCTTTGCATAAAGATGGAAAGCTTCACTTTTCTAACCTCATCACCTCTGATCAGGATTCTGAAATAGCTTCTAACTGGTCACCAACAGATGGATGCAGTAACTCTATTGCTTGATGGGTTAGCTTTGCCATAAAGGAGGGGAATTCTGAAATGACGGTTGTTAAAATAAAAAGGTGGTAAAACACTtcaaaaaatgaattggaaaccaAATTCTGGAAGGGAGAGTTACTGGACTCTGTTGGGATCTGGTTCTCCACCAGGACTCCCAGATGACCCCCTCACAATGTAATCGAAGGGAAACCCCTTAGAACCATGATTTGGATGACCTGGGTGAGTTCTTGTTCCTGCACTAACTCGCTGTGTAACTTTGGATGAGTCATGTTTCCTCGTCTGTTAAGTCAAAGACATGCTCTCTAAGGTCTTCTGCCATTCTACTATCCTTAGGGCCAAAGTCATGTACCAGTCAGGGACAGCATGGGATGGACCCCCGGTCTCAGGcctagttctctttccactgtacccttCTCCTCCTATATATCTCAGCATATTTCTAAATACACCTGCACACCTGAGCATTCCATTCACTGGCCTTTTCTTTGTTAACCTAGAGAATCAAGACTGGGAGAAGGGACCCATCTTTGGACTTTGGACTTTCTGTGGGGAGccttcagaaatattttattccCTAGAATATAAATCCTTTTATTCCCTAGAATACAAGTTCCTTTCCCTGTCATGTTCAGGCAGGGTAGTAGGGAGAACACTAGATAGGGAATTAAAAGTCCtggggtcctgggttcaaatcctatttctgctACTTGGGCAACTAACtagcagttaggtgatgcagaggatagagtggtagaactgcagtcagaaagacttgatttCAATTTCAGCTTCAGACGTTTACTAGCagtgtaaccttgggcaggtcactcaacctctgtctgcctcagtttcctcaactgtaaaataaggataataatagcatttacctacTAAGTAAAGTTTTCTGTGTATCAAGTgtggaaaatatttataaaatgctttgggtgcctcaaagtactatataagtccttccttccttccttccttccttccttcctcccttccttcctcccttcctccctcccttcctccctccctccctccctccctccctccttccttccttccttccttccttccttcctttcttccttccttccttccttccttccttccttccttccttccttctctttcacatgaggctggatttgagctcagggccggtgctctatccattgagcacctagctgcccctaattattattttttgattattttccCTCTCTGCAATTCGGTTTTTCTCCTTTCAGGCTGTTAGATTAAATGGTCTCTAATGTCTCTTTTAGGGTCAAAATCTTAGGATTCCTACAAATGGCTTACATTTATACTGTACTTTGTGACTACAAAGTACTTTTAAagcacagttatcccttccacactgaGACTTTTCCCATCACAGTTTTGATATATCAAGGTTTTGACAGATCAGGGtgggcataagaaattaaatgggaattttttggaaGTTTGGCAAAGctgcagacaacacagaaaaaaactgtaaacaccccataaaagaaaaagaaaaaattcagactccCACTCTGATACGAAGGGAGGcccaaaaaaattttaagaggaTTTTTCAGGTCAAGGGGGTACCTCGTTGCAAACCCCTGAGATGTGGAAGGGAGAACTGTAGTACAATTATCACCGCTCCTAtttgataaatgaagaaactggaatgaagagaagctagaaaggactttggagTCCATGTCCAGTCTCTAGAGCAGGAAACGGAGAACTACAGAAAGACAGTGACccactcaaggtcacatagttcgTAAATATTAGAACTGGgacttgactccaggcccaatactcacTATTAGGCAACTAATATTCTAACACAGTGGTTAGAAAAATgagtctagaatcaggaaaacccaagttttcttactagcagtgtaaccctgggcaagtctcttaacacctctctgcctcagtttcctcaactgtaaaaggaggataataatagtatttaactcctagggtttttgtgaggatcaaataatatttgtaaagcactcaacacagtgcctggcatatagtagggacttaataaatacttgttccatgcttaatgtgaatgtatatgtagagcctatatcagattgcatgccattttggggagggaggagggggaagaaaagggaggggatgaAATTTTGGTACTCAAAAGCATgtagaactgaatgttgtaaactaaaaataaattaattaattaaaaaaaaaaaacacttgctccttctcccccccaccccccccacttTTCCCCCTATACTCCTACTGCCTCTTAGGAAGCAGCCCAATTATTAATAGCCATGccctggatttgaactgagtttttgAGGGCCCCAAAGCAAAGTACTAATCACCCTAAACCCACTGTGTGTTATGGGATTTAATCACCtcccctctctaagcctcagtttcctcttctgtcaaaagagccagttggactggatgatctctctTTTGGCTCTCCCATTAGAGGATTCCTTTCCTCCCTGGCCCATAGTGAAGCT
The DNA window shown above is from Notamacropus eugenii isolate mMacEug1 chromosome 2, mMacEug1.pri_v2, whole genome shotgun sequence and carries:
- the C2H6orf132 gene encoding uncharacterized protein C6orf132 homolog, whose amino-acid sequence is MKKNQSVQGTFSKLFGKKHTTPTTTSLYATNPPWIFTQEVPIEGTRNFDGIYYGDNQFNTVSESGTATLKPRPRVRPLLTFLPLNAQENHGLAVPTPSVPEDFVGKDVTNKGSNLQVNGNLRLYSSVGDLRSGHYVEEPIIPPPPMGPAPGPPPDVSMFRAESPPPPPPSMAPPPPPLLLEPQPPAPPNIAPPLPPVPGALSPPSTLSSPPTPTPPDFIPPAPPLAFLAPPPPPMPAPGRPVPESPRTPTGPRFFPSTGVSKWKSETVLNGGQSEAHKNCPPRSPAAPPTESKPDPHLTFPRSLKVPPPAPVRTSSIPVEEFPRDLQEEETPKKISNRLPLPPSFHIRPVSQAYPDGTQELDGPRKLQDTLPASLQPSQASPRMNNKTAAPPLVSALPPPAPPLPPEAPPPPPEAPPPPPEAPPPPPEAPPLPPEAPPLPMIEKVPVPVTGLRKGPKPSSPIPKPKTPTPVAEVSSDPIDWRDPKQMDKLRSELAAYLCGSRREERSPCNGTSPTLPSKVGENRDKSPNLPKKESPPSLTLPPVDYAPANSPTPSVQRIKNELEALMSPSLEKEAKPATGLISPKPPPEARRVVENGAGDAKFPKLVAKKLPFLPTPPKPEAEKDPDVPTTRTIGPREKAIEPQRSISSPLQAKSSPLVPPKPDRIETPPSPAPAPKTPLAQEEVPVLYKPHQGQDQAHSGQKAAVVTPSLAKRELQGIQENESPSIKTPGEDQSDREILRHPVTGEVVERGSPMALLLAAKQRAQKGRARGSALGRSSLPGSLRGNRNPSESVSESIIYNEIRPNSFTVVPKPVREVEQAPQMSTPTQHDRPSKWVSSSPRGPVTSEFQPRQRWSKEEPQALLVQERSASSYSPQSHLLPKSFSSPSSPSYKGGEEEVEEFNFEVIPPPPEFSNDADLSNSPPAPAPAPVPTPAYLGHRGSPLRSSFSDYGQTLDLGLPGYERPSPSGSPGNSYSRYYPGVHYSGGGGLERFSGGGRSLIKKRLYLNEPRRSPGPPRCGPGGGTGRSLSTPNAFGPQPGGTYGSGHGGTEMRRVNSSGRAPGGLHTRKLSVEGTGRNGPYAGGGVGSGGPGENIYKVSNTDYSFAPTTSRSSPSTARYSSPLNTFTVRPGTRQPISYVYSGAHRKATS